Proteins encoded by one window of Esox lucius isolate fEsoLuc1 chromosome 4, fEsoLuc1.pri, whole genome shotgun sequence:
- the cetn4 gene encoding centrin 4 (The RefSeq protein has 4 substitutions compared to this genomic sequence) translates to MASGYRKPNTTSSQRKKTGPKPDLTEEQKQEIREAFDLFDTDGSGTIDVRELKVAVRALGFEPKKEEIKKMIADIDKEGSGTIDFNDFLSMMTQKMSEKDSKEEILKAFRLFDDDGTGKISFKNLKRVAKELGENLTDEELQEMIDEADRDGDGEVNEQEFLKIMKKTGLY, encoded by the exons ATG GCTTCAGGCTACCGAAAAcccaacaccacttccagccAGCGGAAGAAGACAGGTCCTAAACCAGACCTGACCGAGGAACAAAAGCAGGAGATCAGAGAAGCTTTTGACTTGTTTGATACAGATGGCTCTGGCACAATTGATGTGAAGGAACTCAAG GTTGCCATGCGCGCCCTTGGGTTTGAACCAAAGAAAGAAGAGATCAAGAAGATGATTGCAGACATTGACAAGGAGGGCTCTGGGACTATTGATTTTAATGACTTCCTCAGTATGATGACACAGAAAATG AGTGAAAAAGACTCAAAAGAAGAAATCTTGAAGGCTTTTCGGTTATTTGATGACGATGGGACAGGCAAAATTTCCTTCAAAAATCTCAAAAGAGTTGCCAAGGAGCTGGGTGAAAACCTCACAGATGAGGAATTGCAG GAAATGATCGACGAAGCGGACCGcgatggagatggagaggtaAACGAGCAGGAGTTTCTGAGGATAATGAAGAAGACCAGTCTGTATTAA
- the bbs12 gene encoding Bardet-Biedl syndrome 12 protein homolog, whose amino-acid sequence MGSTIINQRVHIGLQQLTALGTVAHSFLGPNKKYKFIQDESTGECFLVCTCFSVMGHLELDCSIGQLANETIQAHQKVFRSGTCCLLFLAGVWSRAALECLHRGISIPDIKSAMLEGLDMCTDVCRSNSVSIADAGLIVSASDTSGTSGSPRTMLRRPALIRSQGSLGNEKHSRIKLSHSRHFREIDKDAEATPQSFSQAVNSEVVDIPRIAEALSHGCAEAMSLVVKACRLQSKYGGRGDSCRTFDVNKLVTCPLPGLSEAHQSVLPGCVVLLSAEQAALVHRMKEKSCQAVLIDGDLSEKYRHLGFNKQTDIRYVTGMSDCKGLRESDAWEDRVLTILLNNSVSLVVVSGEASEGFAQCCMRHCILVVERVRPTVLKDLAEATGAVLVTYATQLSKHCVGAGVKVSIWKDCSGSGRRLSTAVNIVADGSRLVTVVLTSSIQGKLQALEDQFWACAFRLHHALKDQKLLPGGGMTELLCVHHLQNHIEGNGCQTNGKGGLSVPLDKQATGGNMNRDYVLCVMADGWTDYISTLMLNSGTRSKVEAWTTINQQLRYLKGGLSLDVVFSRMLSRDDTESGVVNPDMSQSAEKVYDNVTVKLEAWRKALDLVFLVLQTDIEIITGIDPAQVESKSNVVVL is encoded by the coding sequence ATGGGGAGTACAATAATTAATCAGAGGGTACATATTGGACTGCAGCAGCTCACAGCTTTGGGGACTGTCGCACATTCCTTTCTGGGCCCCAACAAGAAGTACAAGTTTATTCAAGACGAGTCTACTGGGGAGTGTTTCTTGGTGTGCACATGCTTCAGTGTCATGGGGCACTTAGAACTGGACTGCTCCATAGGTCAATTGGCTAATGAGACAATCCAAGCTCACCAGAAAGTCTTCCGCTCAGGCACATGTTGCCTGCTGTTTTTGGCTGGGGTCTGGAGTAGGGCTGCTCTGGAGTGTCTCCACAGAGGCATTTCAATCCCAGATATTAAGTCTGCCATGTTGGAAGGGCTGGACATGTGTACGGACGTCTGCAGGTCAAACAGTGTGTCTATAGCAGATGCCGGACTGATTGTTTCTGCTAGTGACACGTCAGGGACGTCAGGGTCCCCACGCACAATGTTACGGAGACCAGCACTGATCCGTAGCCAAGGGTCCCTTGGCAACGAGAAACACAGCCGAATAAAACTCAGTCATAGTAGACATTTTCGTGAAATTGATAAAGACGCTGAAGCCACGCCTCAGTCATTTTCCCAGGCGGTGAATTCTGAAGTGGTTGATATTCCTCGGATCGCAGAAGCCTTGAGCCATGGATGTGCAGAGGCAATGAGCTTAGTGGTGAAGGCCTGCAGGTTACAGTCGAAGTACGGTGGAAGAGGTGACAGTTGTAGAACTTTTGACGTCAACAAGCTGGTAACTTGCCCTCTACCAGGCCTGTCAGAGGCCCATCAGAGTGTTCTACCTGGCTGTGTAGTTCTGCTGTCTGCTGAGCAGGCTGCCCTCGTTCATCGCATGAAAGAAAAGAGCTGCCAAGCTGTTCTGATCGACGGGGACCTCAGCGAAAAATATCGCCATCTTGGTTTCAATAAGCAGACCGACATTCGGTATGTGACCGGCATGTCGGACTGTAAGGGCCTCCGTGAAAGCGACGCTTGGGAAGACCGAGTTTTAACAATCCTACTGAATAACAGTGTCAGTCTGGTTGTAGTCAGCGGCGAGGCAAGTGAAGGATTTGCCCAGTGCTGCATGAGACACTGCATACTTGTGGTGGAGAGGGTGAGGCCGACCGTTTTGAAGGACTTGGCGGAAGCCACCGGAGCTGTGCTGGTCACCTATGCCACCCAACTGAGTAAGCACTGTGTTGGTGCCGGAGTGAAAGTCTCCATATGGAAAGACTGTAGTGGCAGTGGGAGGAGATTATCGACGGCTGTGAACATCGTTGCCGACGGGTCCAGACTGGTAACCGTGGTCCTCACCAGTTCTATACAGGGCAAGCTGCAGGCTTTGGAAGACCAGTTCTGGGCCTGTGCTTTTCGTCTACACCACGCGCTGAAAGACCAGAAGCTGCTCCCTGGGGGCGGAATGACTGAATTGCTCTGTGTCCATCACCTTCAAAATCACATTGAAGGAAATGGTTGTCAGACAAATGGCAAAGGTGGACTGTCTGTCCCACTAGACAAACAAGCAACAGGGGGAAACATGAACAGGGATTATGTGCTTTGCGTCATGGCAGATGGCTGGACGGACTACATTTCCACTCTGATGTTAAACAGCGGAACGCGCTCAAAAGTTGAAGCCTGGACTACAATCAACCAGCAGCTGAGGTATCTAAAAGGAGGAttgtctttagatgttgttttcTCAAGAATGCTGTCCAGAGATGACACTGAGAGTGGTGTGGTTAACCCCGATATGAGTCAGAGTGCAGAGAAGGTCTATGACAATGTGACAGTGAAGTTGGAAGCTTGGAGAAAAGCCCTGGATCTTGTCTTCCTTGTGTTACAGACAGATATTGAGATAATTACTGGCATTGATCCGGCACAGGTGGAGAGTAAATCAAATGTTGTGGTGCTTTGA
- the fgf2 gene encoding fibroblast growth factor 2 — MATGDITTLPATPEDGGSGGFPPGNFKEPKRLYCKNGGFFLRINSNGSVDGIREKNDPHVKLQLQATSVGEVVIKGVSANRYLAMNGDGRLFGARRTTDECYFMERLESNNYNTYRSRKYPDMYVALKRTGQYKSGSKTGPGQKAILFLPMSARR, encoded by the exons ATGGCCACAGGAGATATCACTACTCTACCCGCCACACCTGAAGATGGAGGCAGTGGTGGCTTCCCTCCAGGAAACTTCAAGGAGCCAAAGAGGCTGTACTGTAAAAACGGTGGCTTTTTCTTGAGGATAAACTCCAATGGAAGTGTGGATGGGATCCGAGAGAAGAACGACCCCCATG TCAAGCTCCAGCTCCAGGCAACCTCCGTGGGGGAGGTAGTGATCAAAGGGGTGTCAGCCAACCGCTATCTGGCCATGAATGGAGATGGAAGACTGTTTGGAGCC agaCGGACCACAGATGAATGCTACTTCATGGAGAGGCTGGAAAGCAACAACTACAACACCTACCGCTCTCGGAAGTATCCTGACATGTATGTGGCACTGAAAAGGACTGGCCAGTACAAGTCAGGGTCCAAAACTGGACCGGGCCAAAAAGCCATTCTCTTTCTCCCAATGTCGGCCAGACGCTGA